The Chloroflexota bacterium sequence CGACCTTTCGCGGGCCTGGCGGGCTGTGGACCAAGAAAGGCGAACCGGACATGCGGGGTTACCAAGCCTTCCTGCGAGACCCGAAGGCCTGGTGGGAGAACCGCCTGAAGCCGCAAGACCCGGACATGGAGGCCTTCACGAAGGCGCTGGAAGCGGGCAGGCCGAACCCGGGGCACTACGCCCTTGCGGTGATGGAGCGCTCGGGATGCCTCCAGCACATCGTGACGCAGAACGTGGACAACCTGCACCAGGCGGCGGGCAGCATGAAGGTGGCGGAGATCCACGGCAACCGCTACAAGGTGCGCTGTCTCACCTGCCTGGCGCGCTACCACCGCGATGAGATCCCGCTGACCGTCCTCCCGCCGCGCTGTCCGAGATGCCAGGGCATCTTGAAGGGCGACGGCGTGATGTTCGGCGAGCCGATCCCGCAGGACGTCCTGGGCGTCTGCCAGGAGCA is a genomic window containing:
- a CDS encoding NAD-dependent protein deacylase codes for the protein MPANDFSSETLRAINDAARLVLRAKHTVALVGAGLSAESGIPTFRGPGGLWTKKGEPDMRGYQAFLRDPKAWWENRLKPQDPDMEAFTKALEAGRPNPGHYALAVMERSGCLQHIVTQNVDNLHQAAGSMKVAEIHGNRYKVRCLTCLARYHRDEIPLTVLPPRCPRCQGILKGDGVMFGEPIPQDVLGVCQEQAFLADCMLVIGTSALVYPAASLPTIAQQRGAPLIEVNPLPTALSGACDVIIRAPSGQALPYLVERIRALKEDAQ